One part of the Rutidosis leptorrhynchoides isolate AG116_Rl617_1_P2 chromosome 1, CSIRO_AGI_Rlap_v1, whole genome shotgun sequence genome encodes these proteins:
- the LOC139849422 gene encoding hypothetical protein At1g04090-like, which yields MNSSPVATLILFSLFFSCNVATTISSQDNIHTMFQLPSSVSKSTPDHQGGGFASGSIDLGGLVVTHVTSFKKIWSTNEGGSGTTFYDPVSIPHGFSSLGSYAHPNNIPLFGHFLVAKDVSNNPVKPSLKSPTDYVLKWSSHSLNRKKKDGEAYVWHPIAPYGYKAIGYVITREFNKPSLDKVSCVHVDFTDDHDHIPMKKPNIIPNADQMTVLFENKNVIDMNGLQVHSSMGGFKMKNERLGKLKANDDLENMPNMTQIQELINKYSPIIYFHPDEEYLPSSVDWFFDSGALIYHSQGEESYPSAIEKNGANLPQFGQDDETYWLDLPVDDLSKDRVKTGNLQKATSYAHVKPVGGGLFTDITIWVFHPFNGPSTAKVLSFTIPLGKVGEHVGDWEHITLRISNINGELNSVYFARHSWGEWIGASGLEFDANNRIVAYSALHSHGLYARSGDVRYGWVGAKIAGMLDKLASSDKVMDTSARTVVVAAEYLGGVVVEPPWLNYTRRWGPHIDYNVEDELGFVVKMLPWYQRIVIGQIIKRLPKELFSEDGPTGPKAKRSWNGDEDLYLVQLRPEAI from the exons ATGAATTCTTCTCCAGTTGCCACTCTGATCTTATTCTCTTTGTTTTTCTCTTGCAATGTGGCAACAACGATTAGTTCACAAGATAATATTCATACCATGTTTCAACTTCCTTCTTCTGTTTCCAAATCGACACCTGATCATCAAG GTGGAGGGTTTGCAAGTGGAAGCATAGATTTGGGAGGTTTAGTTGTGACTCATGTGACATCATTCAAGAAAATATGGTCAACGAATGAAGGTGGCTCCGGGACAACATTTTATGATCCTGTTTCAATCCCACATGGTTTTTCAAGTTTAGGATCATATGCACATCCAAACAACATCCCACTTTTTGGACATTTTCTTGTAGCAAAAGATGTGTCAAACAATCCCGTTAAACCAAGTCTCAAATCACCAACTGATTACGTTCTTAAGTGGTCTAGCCACTCGTTAAATAGAAAGAAAAAAGACGGTGAAGCTTATGTGTGGCACCCAATCGCCCCGTACGGCTACAAGGCTATTGGGTACGTGATCACTCGCGAATTTAACAAGCCGTCACTTGATAAAGTGAGTTGTGTTCATGTCGACTTTACAGATGATCATGATCACATTCCAATGAAGAAACCAAATATTATTCCAAATGCTGATCAAATGACGGTTTTATTTGAGAACAAGAACGTTATTGATATGAACGGTTTGCAAGTTCATAGTTCTATGGGTGGTTTCAAGATGAAAAACGAACGTCTAGGGAAGTTGAAGGCTAATGATGACTTGGAAAACATGCCGAATATGACACAAATTCAAGAGTTGATAAACAAGTACTCTCCCATCATTTATTTCCATCCGGATGAAGAATACCTGCCTTCATCGGTTGATTGGTTTTTCGATAGTGGCGCATTGATTTACCATAGCCAAGGGGAAGAGTCTTACCCTAGTGCAATTGAGAAAAATGGCGCGAACCTTCCACAATTTGGTCAAGATGATGAAACTTATTGGCTCGATCTTCCGGTTGATGATTTGAGTAAAGATAGAGTTAAGACTGGCAATCTACAAAAGGCTACTTCTTATGCTCATGTTAAGCCGGTTGGCGGAGGACTATTTACTGATATTACCATTTGGGTGTTTCACCCTTTTAATGGTCCATCAACGGCAAAAGTGTTGTCTTTTACTATACCATTAGGAAAGGTGGGTGAGCATGTAGGTGATTGGGAACATATCACATTAAGGATAAGCAATATTAATGGAGAGTTGAACAGTGTATACTTTGCGCGACATAGTTGGGGCGAATGGATCGGTGCATCGGGGTTGGAATTCGACGCGAATAATAGAATAGTGGCTTACTCGGCGTTACATAGCCATGGATTGTATGCAAGATCAGGGGATGTTCGTTATGGATGGGTAGGTGCAAAAATTGCTGGCATGCTAGACAAGTTGGCCTCGAGCGATAAGGTTATGGACACGAGTGCTCGCACGGTGGTTGTGGCGGCCGAGTATTTGGGTGGTGTGGTTGTTGAGCCACCGTGGTTGAACTATACGAGGAGGTGGGGTCCACATATAGATTATAATGTTGAAGATGAATTGGGTTTTGTAGTAAAAATGTTACCATGGTATCAAAGGATAGTCATTGGGCAAATTATTAAAAGGTTACCAAAAGAATTGTTTAGTGAAGATGGACCAACAGGACCAAAAGCTAAGAGGAGTTGGAATGGAGATGAGGATCTTTACTTAGTTCAACTAAGACCTGAGGCTATTTAA
- the LOC139849435 gene encoding uncharacterized protein, producing the protein MKILSLNIRGFGDNPNGKWRWVKDLIQNQMPDVVMLQETKLKEKKNHFLASRGNWLGSSVDTVLINIYGPHSDMKKKIMWDDLDNVMELDNVAWVLGGDFNEVRYPTERRNCNFIEHRARLFNEFTDQNKLLEIPMGGKMFTRVSDDGTKFSKLDRFLVSDRFLEIWEGLATCALERKHSDHCPIILKDGNTDFGPKPIRVYDNWIEQEGSLEVINSGWEQHIHGSRFDCRFWDKLKNVKSALKEKGNRNFGVLNDELKKLQDEVLK; encoded by the exons ATGAAGATCTTGTCTTTAAATATCAGAGGTTTTGGAGATAATCCTAATGGCAAATGGCGTTGGGTCAAAGATTTGATTCAAAACCAAATGCCTGATGTAGTTATGTTACAAGAAACCAAATTGAAAGAG AAAAAAAATCACTTTTTAGCCAGTAGAGGGAATTGGTTGGGTAGTTCTGTTGATACAGTGCTAATTAACATTTATGGGCCTCACAGTGATATGAAAAAGAAAATAATGTGGGACGATCTTGATAATGTGATGGAGTTAGATAATGTAGCGTGGGTATTAGGAGGTGATTTCAATGAAGTGAGATATCCAACAGAGCGTAGGAATTGTAATTTCATTGAGCATAGGGCTAGGTTATTCAACGAATTCACCGATCAAAACAAGCTGTTAGAAATACCTATGGGTGGAAAAATGTTCACTAGGGTCAGTGATGATGGTACGAAATTCAGCAAACTTGACAGATTTTTGGTTTCGGATAGATTCTTAGAAATTTGGGAAGGACTTGCGACTTGTGCTCTTGAGCGTAAACACTCGGATCATTGCCCAATCATACTAAAAGATGGGAACACAGATTTTGGGCCAAAACCAATTCGAGTATATGATAATTGGATCGAACAAGAAGGTTCTTTGGAAGTCATAAATTCGGGGTGGGAGCAGCATATTCACGGTTCTAGGTTTGATTGTAGATTCTGGGACAAGTTAAAGAACGTTAAAAGTGCTCTTAAAGAAAAAGGTAATAGGAACTTCGGGGTGCTTAATGATGAATTAAAAAAGCTACAAGATGAAGTGTTAAAATGA